Proteins from a single region of Pyrus communis chromosome 6, drPyrComm1.1, whole genome shotgun sequence:
- the LOC137736755 gene encoding adenosylhomocysteinase-like gives MALSVEKSSSGREYKVKDMSQADFGRLEIELAEVEMPGLISCRTEFGPSQPFKGARITGSLHMTIQTAVLIETLTALGAEVRWCSCNIFSTQDHAAAAIARDSAAVFAWKGETLQEYWWCTERALDWGPGGGPDLIVDDGGDATLLIHEGVKAEEEFEKSGTLPDPSSTDNQEFQLVLTIIRDGLKTDPKRYHKMKDRLVGVSEETTTGVKRLYQMQASSTLLFPAINVNDSVTKSKFDNLYGCRHSLPDGLMRATDVMIAGKVSVVCGYGDVGKGCAAALKQAGSRVIVTEIDPICALQALMEGLQVLPLEDVVSEADIFVTTTGNKDIIMVDHMRKMKNNAIVCNIGHFDNEIDMHGLETYAGVKRITIKPQTDRWVFPETNTGIIVLAEGRLMNLGCATGHPSFVMSCSFTNQVIAQLELWNERKSGKYEKKVYVLPKHLDEKVAALHLGKLGAKLTKLSKEQADYISVPVEGPYKPAHYRY, from the exons ATGGCTCTCTCCGTCGAGAAAAGTAGCAGCGGCCGCGAGTACAAGGTCAAGGACATGTCCCAGGCCGACTTCGGCCGCCTCGAGATCGAGCTCGCTGAGGTTGAAATGCCTGGCCTCATCTCATGCCGCACCGAATTCGGACCCTCCCAACCCTTCAAGGGGGCCCGCATCACCGGTTCCCTCCACATGACCATCCAAACCGCTGTCCTCATTGAAACCCTCACCGCCCTCGGCGCCGAGGTCCGCTGGTGCTCCTGCAACATTTTCTCCACCCAGGACCACGCCGCCGCCGCCATCGCCCGCGATAGCGCCGCCGTCTTCGCCTGGAAGGGCGAGACCCTCCAGGAGTACTGGTGGTGCACCGAGCGCGCCCTCGACTGGGGCCCCGGTGGCGGACCCGATCTGATCGTCGACGACGGCGGTGACGCCACCCTCTTGATCCACGAGGGAGTCAAGGCTGAGGAGGAGTTCGAGAAGTCCGGTACCCTCCCTGACCCGTCTTCCACCGATAACCAGGAGTTCCAGCTGGTTCTGACCATCATCAGAGATGGCTTGAAGACCGACCCCAAGAGGTACCACAAGATGAAGGACAGGTTGGTCGGAGTTTCGGAGGAGACCACCACCGGCGTCAAGAGGTTGTATCAGATGCAGGCTAGCAGTACTCTGTTGTTCCCCGCCATTAATGTCAATGACTCTGTTACAAAAAGCAAG TTTGACAACTTGTACGGATGCCGTCACTCTCTCCCTGATGGTTTGATGAGGGCCACTGATGTCATGATTGCCGGAAAGGTTTCCGTTGTTTGCGGATACGGAGATGTTGGAAAGGGTTGCGCTGCTGCCCTCAAGCAAGCAGGATCTCGTGTGATTGTGACTGAGATCGATCCAATCTGTGCCCTCCAGGCTCTTATGGAAGGCCTTCAGGTTCTTCCTCTTGAGGATGTTGTCTCCGAGGCGGATATCTTTGTTACCACCACCGGTAACAAGGACATCATCATGGTTGACCACATGAGGAAGATGAAGAACAATGCCATTGTTTGCAACATTGGTCACTTTGACAATGAGATTGACATGCACGGTCTTGAGACATACGCCGGAGTGAAGCGCATCACCATTAAGCCTCAAACTGACAGGTGGGTCTTCCCAGAGACCAACACTGGCATCATTGTGTTGGCTGAGGGCCGTCTCATGAACTTGGGATGTGCCACTGGACACCCCAGCTTTGTGATGTCCTGCTCTTTCACCAACCAAGTGATTGCTCAGCTTGAGTTGTGGAACGAAAGGAAGTCTGGCAAGTACGAGAAGAAGGTGTATGTCTTGCCTAAGCACCTTGACGAGAAGGTTGCTGCTCTTCATCTTGGAAAGCTTGGAGCTAAGCTCACCAAACTCAGCAAGGAACAGGCTGACTACATCAGTGTGCCGGTTGAGGGTCCATACAAGCCAGCGCACTACAGGTACTGA
- the LOC137737262 gene encoding heat stress transcription factor A-5-like: protein MEGASTAGGGGGPAPFLLKTYDMVDDSATDEIVSWNSNKKSFIVWNPPEFARVLLPTYFKHNNFSSFIRQLNTYGFRKIDPERWEFANEDFIQDQKHLLKNIHRRKPIHSHSNPQGSMVDSERAALDDEIEKLSHDKAALEANISRFKQQRSEAKLQLEDLTQRVSGMEQRQKNLVTFLDRAVHNPNFVEHLTRKIESMDFSAYHKKRRLPDIDHLQPVMENGFVDNRSSSRSEFGNIFHQDFSSKLRLELSPAVSDMNLVSRSTQSSNEDGGSSTRKISEELKGAQMRTEGVLFAPETLELSDTGTSFAFKMDSLLSRKAPTVGSPRRHSLEPGLPSNEEGDGHLSCHLNLTLASTPLQVNNSPYLATVPQVGQDINESAASELNENGKDSDLRAFTNKNIADDDKPKTSSREATHNNQAPPLVPVRVNDVFWEQFLTERPGCSENEEASSNYRGNPFDEQDDGRLDHGMSRNVKDAETLTL from the exons ATGGAAGGAGCTTCGACGGCTGGCGGAGGCGGTGGCCCGGCGCCGTTTCTGCTGAAGACGTACGACATGGTGGACGATTCCGCGACGGACGAGATCGTGTCGTGGAACTCGAATAAGAAGAGCTTCATCGTCTGGAATCCGCCCGAGTTTGCTCGGGTTCTGCTCCCCACCTATTTCAAGCACAACAACTTCTCCAGCTTCATTCGTCAGCTCAATACATAC GGATTTCGAAAGATTGATCCTGAGAGATGGGAATTTGCTAATGAAGACTTCATACAAGATCAAAAGCATCTTCTTAAGAATATCCACCGCAGAAAACCCATTCACAGCCACAGCAATCCTCAAGGTTCTATGGTTGATTCAGAAAGAGCAGCTCTTGATGACGAAATAGAGAAGCTTTCACATGATAAAGCCGCACTTGAGGCAAATATTTCAAGGTTCAAGCAGCAGCGATCTGAGGCAAAGCTTCAGTTGGAAGACTTAACACAACGGGTGAGTGGTATGGAACAACGGCAGAAGAATTTGGTGACATTCTTAGATAGGGCTGTTCACAACCCTAATTTTGTTGAACATCTCACTAGAAAAATTGAATCTATGGATTTCTCAGCATATCATAAGAAAAGGCGATTGCCTGACATTGACCATCTACAGCCAGTCATGGAGAATGGTTTTGTGGATAACCGAAGTAGTTCTAGATCTGAGTTTGGAAATATTTTCCACCAAGACTTCTCAAGTAAACTTAGACTTGAATTATCACCAGCTGTTTCAGACATGAATTTGGTTTCACGTAGCACGCAGAGTTCCAATGAAGATGGGGGTAGTTCAACTAGGAAAATATCTGAAGAACTTAAAGGTGCACAGATGAGAACAGAAGGCGTTTTATTTGCACCTGAAACCTTAGAACTTTCAGATACTGGAACATCTTTTGCATTCAAAATGGATTCATTGTTATCGCGGAAAGCACCAACTGTTGGAAGCCCTAGACGTCATTCCTTGGAGCCAGGTTTGCCTTCTAATGAAGAAGGTGATGGCCATTTATCCTGCCACTTAAATCTCACTTTAGCATCTACTCCGTTGCAAGTCAATAATAGTCCTTATTTAGCTACAGTACCCCAAGTAGGTCAGGATATCAACGAATCTGCAGCATCAGAGCTAAATGAAAATGGAAAAGATTCGGATTTAAGAGCCtttacaaacaaaaatatagcTGATGATGACAAACCCAAAACTTCCTCCCGAGAAGccacacataacaatcaagcgCCCCCACTGGTTCCAGTTAGAGTAAACGATGTTTTCTGGGAACAGTTCCTAACTGAAAGGCCTGGCTGTTCAGAGAATGAAGAAGCAAGTTCAAATTATAGGGGAAATCCATTTGATGAGCAAGATGATGGAAGGTTAGACCATGGAATGTCCAGAAATGTCAAGGATGCAGAAACGCTCACTCTTTGA